Sequence from the Christiangramia fulva genome:
CTAAAAGGCGGGCGTCGGTCATGGTGTTATATTCAGGAAGTCCATACCAATTATATAACTGGTGCTCTCCTCCTACTTCAGCCTTCCAGGAAAGATCGCGGTTTCGCTGATTGTAGCTTAAATTGAGCTCGGTATCATAAAATTTATCATCCAGGCGTACACCTTCAATTCCGCCCTGTGAGGAATTATGAGTTAGAAAAATCCCGAAATTACTTTCGCGGTCAATTTCCAGGTTGCTGTAGAATTCTGCCAGCACATTTGAGTAATTTCCAAAGCCAAGAGTGGCATAATTATCATAGATTTTTGGTGGCCTCTCCCTTTCCACAGTCGTCGCCTGGCCTTTGGCAGGCGTAAAAGTAGAAGCTACAGGCACTGAAAAAATAGAATATTCCACCGACTTTTTCCTGAGGCTTACCGTATCATTTCGATTTGGGGTTTCCTTTATTTTATTGGCATCCCTCACCGATGGGGTGTAAGGTTTTACAACTGTTACCGTTTCGCTACCTAATGGGTCCTGGGCATACAGGATTCCGCTAAAAATAAACAGACTAAATACCAGACTTATTTTGATCGCTTTACATCGCATATAGCAGTGAATCTATTAGATTAAGTTTAGTTATTGGTTTGAACTGAGGCATTGGTTTTGGCTTCCTGGGCCTTGATCTTAGCCAACTCGGCTTTGGCTTCGTCGACTATTTCAGGATATTTTTGGAAATTCTTGATCACGTTATCCAGAATATAGGTCGCCTGGTACGCATCATTAAGCGCGTAAAAATTCTTAGCCATTAACACCAGGCCTTTGGCACCCCAGAGCTTATAGCCCGAGAAATCTTTTGCCAGGATCTGGATCGCAGCATTCGAGGCTTCGTAATTTCCGTCTTTATGTTTGAAATAAGCATCGTAATACAAGGCTTCAGCAGCCAGTTCGCCTTTAGCAGTTTTCTGAACTTCTTTATAAGCCGAACGTGCCTTGTTTTCGTCACCCGATTTTATCGCGGCCCTGGCAACCATTATCCTGGCGTCGTTGCGGGCATCCTGTTCAGAATTTGGATTGGCAAGCACTTTTTCGGCATACTGATTGGCTTTGCTGAAATTGCCGGTTTCGTAATATGATTTCATCAGGTTTGATTGAGCAAAAACTACGTTCTGACCATTATCGGCCATTGTTTCCAGTTTTTCCAGAAGCGGCAATGCATTGGCGTAATCTTTCTTTTCAAGATAAATCTGTGACAATCTTGCCAGGGCCTGCTCACTGAATTCATTTTTAGGCTTTGAAGTCACGTATTGATAATACGGAATAGATTTTTCAACTTTTCCGTCGCGATAATACAGTTGGGCCAGGTAGAAATTGGCATTGATGGAATGTATTCCGTTCGGGAAATTCTGAATATATTTTTCAAAATTGGCAATTGCCTTCTGAGTGTTATTATTAAGATACTGGTTTTCCGCAGCCTCATAAGTGGTGTTATCAAGATCGGCATCGCTTACCTCCACAAAATCGATATTTCTCACCCAGGACGCATATTCATCAGTACGGCCCAAATCAACATACACATTCCTTGCTGTGGAAACCGCCTGCTTGGCTTCAGGAGTATTAGGATAATCGGCCACTACTTTTTTGAGCCTTTCCAAAGCCTTATTGCCTTCATTCTGGTTGTAATAAATAAGGCCCTGCCTTAGCATCGCCTTTGGAACCAGTGAGCTTTGAGGCACATCCCTGATCAAACGGTTATAGCTCTGAATGGCCTGAGAAGTATTATTTTTGGCCACGTAAGTATTGCCCAGTTCGTACATCGCATCATCCCGGTAAGGAGAACGCGGATATTTCGCAATAAAGCTGTTCAATTCCTCAATTTTGGTGTCGTTCCTATCTACAAATCCATAGCTTATCGCTTTCTGAAAAGCGGCATAATCGGCATTGCTCACGCCATTGTCGATGGCCCGCTGATAGGCTTCCATAGCCGGCCAGTACTGGCTGGTTACATAATAGGTATCTCCAAGTCGTAATAGCGCATCATTTTTCCTGGCACCATCAGCATTCGGACTGTTCACATAATTCTTGAAATAATTTACCGCCTGTGAATAATCGTTCTTTTTGAAATAGGCATACCCGATATTATAGTCTAAATCTTCATATTCTTCGGTATTCCTGGCAGCGTTCATGCCTTTAAATTCACGATACCCAAGAATAGCGTCTTCCATTCGGTTTACATTGTATTCACTTTCGGCTTTCCAGAAGGTTGCCTTTGCACTGATCTGCTGGTCGCGCGGTTCTTTTAACGCTTTGTCGAAATTCTCGATCGCAGCATAATAATCTCCTTCCTCAAAAAGTTCCAGTCCGTAGAAGTACGCGACTTTCTGGTAAGCCTGCTTGTCGCTGAAGTTGCGATTGTTTTCAAGCAACCTCATCGCCTCTTCATAGTTTTTAGAAGTGATGAAGGAATCTATCAATAAGCTTTCCACTTCTTCTTTATGCTGAGAACCGGGATATTTTTCAAGATAACTCAACAACACTTTAGAAGGACTTTCATACGAATTCCCAATTTCGTAGCTAAGCTTGGCGTAATTCAGCAAAGCATCTTCCTGAATTTTCGCATTGAAGTCCATTTCGCTGGCATTTTTGAAAGCGTTCAAAGCCTGTTGCTTTTGCCCAAGCTCGAGATACGATTGCGCAAGGTGATAATAGGCATTCTGCGCGATGGCATTTTGCCCGTCAATAATTTTATTGAATTCATTGATCGCAGCCTCATAATTTCCCTGCTTGTAATAAGCGTAACCAAGCTGGTAATAATCGGTATTATTCCACTTGCCGCGCAAGCCCTTATATTCTTTTAAATAAGGAATGGCTTTTTCATATTCCCCTAAATTGAAATAGCTTTCCCCTATTATTTTATTGAGCTGTGAAAGTTCCTGCCGGTTCGATTTTGGCAGTTGTTCCAGTCCCTGTTCAATAGCTTTTTCAAAATTTCCAAGCTTGAAATTCATGTCAGCCTGGTAGTAGGAAAGATCTTTTGAATACCGGGCATTTCCTTTGACCTCTTCAAAATACTGGTTCGCCTGCTGGTAATCATCACCTTCATAAGCGATATATCCAAGGTAATACTTGGCCTGAGAGCCATATTCTTTAGAATCGCTTACCCGCTGGAAATAATCCTGTGCCTTTTCCATATCATTGGATCGGAAATAAGCATATCCGTTATTGAAATAAAAACGTTCGCGGTCCTTTCGGCTCATGGCCTTTTCATCTACCCGATCATACCAGCGTCTTGCAAGCGCATATTTACCGGTGTTGAAATAATAATCGGCTACATCGAGGTAAGCTGAATTGGTCTTGGTACTTGTAGGATAATGCGTGACGAATTTTTCCATCAGCTCATCGGCTCCGGGCTGATTCAGGCGAACCGCGGCATTGGCGATATAATAGGCACAATCGCCCTTGATCTTTTCGTCGTTGGTATCTTCCATCACTTCATCAAAAAGATTCTGGGCCGCGAGGTACTGCTCGTTATTGTAAAGAGCTAGTGCGCGGTTAAAATCAACCAGCTCGTTGGTATAGGCGGCAGATTGCTGTGAAATTCCAGAAAATGAGAAGCTTATAAAAATAACCAATAGAAAGGCTTTCTTCAGTGTCATTCGTCTTATTTTAGATTGGTATCCAAAGATATATTAATGCTTGAATCTATAACGTTCATAGAGTTCTATAATTATGTTAATACAAAAAAAAGTATGCAGACGCTTTTT
This genomic interval carries:
- a CDS encoding tetratricopeptide repeat protein — translated: MTLKKAFLLVIFISFSFSGISQQSAAYTNELVDFNRALALYNNEQYLAAQNLFDEVMEDTNDEKIKGDCAYYIANAAVRLNQPGADELMEKFVTHYPTSTKTNSAYLDVADYYFNTGKYALARRWYDRVDEKAMSRKDRERFYFNNGYAYFRSNDMEKAQDYFQRVSDSKEYGSQAKYYLGYIAYEGDDYQQANQYFEEVKGNARYSKDLSYYQADMNFKLGNFEKAIEQGLEQLPKSNRQELSQLNKIIGESYFNLGEYEKAIPYLKEYKGLRGKWNNTDYYQLGYAYYKQGNYEAAINEFNKIIDGQNAIAQNAYYHLAQSYLELGQKQQALNAFKNASEMDFNAKIQEDALLNYAKLSYEIGNSYESPSKVLLSYLEKYPGSQHKEEVESLLIDSFITSKNYEEAMRLLENNRNFSDKQAYQKVAYFYGLELFEEGDYYAAIENFDKALKEPRDQQISAKATFWKAESEYNVNRMEDAILGYREFKGMNAARNTEEYEDLDYNIGYAYFKKNDYSQAVNYFKNYVNSPNADGARKNDALLRLGDTYYVTSQYWPAMEAYQRAIDNGVSNADYAAFQKAISYGFVDRNDTKIEELNSFIAKYPRSPYRDDAMYELGNTYVAKNNTSQAIQSYNRLIRDVPQSSLVPKAMLRQGLIYYNQNEGNKALERLKKVVADYPNTPEAKQAVSTARNVYVDLGRTDEYASWVRNIDFVEVSDADLDNTTYEAAENQYLNNNTQKAIANFEKYIQNFPNGIHSINANFYLAQLYYRDGKVEKSIPYYQYVTSKPKNEFSEQALARLSQIYLEKKDYANALPLLEKLETMADNGQNVVFAQSNLMKSYYETGNFSKANQYAEKVLANPNSEQDARNDARIMVARAAIKSGDENKARSAYKEVQKTAKGELAAEALYYDAYFKHKDGNYEASNAAIQILAKDFSGYKLWGAKGLVLMAKNFYALNDAYQATYILDNVIKNFQKYPEIVDEAKAELAKIKAQEAKTNASVQTNN